A window of Pomacea canaliculata isolate SZHN2017 linkage group LG3, ASM307304v1, whole genome shotgun sequence contains these coding sequences:
- the LOC112560291 gene encoding 60S ribosomal protein L12-like codes for MPPKFDPTAVVEVICRAVGGEVPATSALAPKIGPLGLSPKKVGDDIAKATADWKGLKVTVKLIVQNRQARVDVIPSAASLIIKALKEPPRDRKKQKNIKHAGNITLEDVIKIARTMRSRSMARTLQGTVKEVLGTAQSVGCTVEKANPHALIERINSGEVEIPEE; via the exons ATGCCCCCCAAATTCGACCCCACTGCTGTTGTTGaag TTATCTGCAGAGCTGTTGGTGGAGAGGTGCCTGCAACCTCTGCCCTTGCCCCCAAGATAGGTCCATTGGGTCTG TCTCCTAAAAAGGTTGGTGATGATATTGCCAAAGCTACTGCAGACTGGAAGGGGCTAAAGGTGACTGTGAAGCTAATTGTGCAAAACCGACAGGCTCGTGTAGATGTCATTCCCAGTGCTGCGTCTCTTATTATCAAGGCGCTGAAGGAGCCTCCACGTGATcgcaagaaacagaaaaaca TTAAGCATGCTGGCAATATCACACTGGAAGATGTGATCAAGATTGCAAGGACAATGCGGTCTCGCAGTATGGCCAGGACCCTGCAGGGCACTGTCAAGGAGGTTCTTG GAACGGCTCAGTCTGTTGGATGTACTGTGGAGAAAGCCAATCCTCATGCGTTGATTGAAAGGATTAACTCGGGCGAGGTGGAAATCCCAGAA GAATGA